The following are encoded together in the Leptospiraceae bacterium genome:
- a CDS encoding NADH-quinone oxidoreductase subunit B encodes MGLNETLSKPGQMLGDMAQVSTLDAVVNWGKSYSLWPYPFATACCGIEFMSTACSDNDIARFGAERPSFSPRQSDMILVLGTITYKMAPVLREIYDQLCEPKYVVSVGACASSGGMFDTYGVVQGVDRFLPVDIYVPGCPPRPEAIMDALIKLQQKVKTQGLEARRQEVMRKIDEINEKNKPIIVR; translated from the coding sequence ATGGGATTAAACGAAACTCTAAGTAAACCCGGGCAGATGCTCGGCGATATGGCGCAGGTTTCAACTTTAGATGCAGTAGTCAATTGGGGCAAGAGCTATTCACTCTGGCCTTATCCATTTGCTACCGCCTGTTGTGGTATTGAGTTTATGAGCACAGCCTGCTCTGACAATGATATCGCTCGTTTCGGTGCTGAGCGTCCTTCCTTTTCTCCCCGTCAATCTGATATGATTCTAGTTCTTGGCACGATTACTTATAAAATGGCTCCCGTTCTTCGTGAAATTTACGATCAACTTTGTGAGCCTAAGTATGTCGTTAGTGTCGGAGCTTGTGCTTCTTCTGGTGGAATGTTTGATACGTATGGAGTTGTCCAAGGTGTAGACAGATTTCTACCTGTGGACATTTATGTTCCTGGATGTCCTCCTAGACCAGAAGCTATCATGGATGCTCTGATCAAACTCCAACAAAAAGTTAAAACCCAGGGACTTGAAGCAAGACGCCAAGAAGTCATGAGAAAGATCGATGAGATCAACGAGAAAAACAAACCAATTATAGTAAGATGA
- a CDS encoding NADH-quinone oxidoreductase subunit A, whose translation MGSAPEGFGPIIIQLIFGVGFATLILSLAFLLNPKKRSKPHDTFECGVPYYGDARGVFNVKFYLVAVLFILFDIEAVFLYPWAVNLGKFTEAGLGGFILIEMLLFVFILVVGLYYIWKKGALEWD comes from the coding sequence GTGGGCAGTGCACCTGAAGGTTTTGGACCAATCATCATTCAACTCATATTTGGGGTAGGTTTCGCAACATTAATCCTATCTCTCGCATTTCTTCTCAATCCCAAAAAGCGCAGTAAACCTCATGATACATTCGAATGTGGCGTTCCCTATTATGGTGATGCTCGCGGTGTATTCAATGTAAAATTTTACCTTGTCGCGGTTCTATTCATTTTATTCGATATTGAAGCTGTTTTCCTCTATCCCTGGGCTGTAAATTTAGGTAAATTTACTGAAGCTGGATTGGGTGGTTTCATTTTGATTGAGATGCTTTTATTTGTATTCATTCTAGTCGTTGGTTTATACTATATCTGGAAAAAAGGAGCTTTAGAATGGGATTAA
- a CDS encoding DUF2892 domain-containing protein yields MKCNMGNTDRIIRGVIGLVIAGAGLYFSSWLGLIAIIPIGTAIFRFCPLYVPFKLSTEEKKQ; encoded by the coding sequence ATGAAATGTAATATGGGAAACACTGATAGAATCATTAGAGGGGTTATTGGACTTGTGATCGCTGGAGCAGGTCTCTATTTTTCGTCCTGGCTTGGGTTAATAGCTATTATCCCAATTGGCACTGCAATATTTAGATTTTGCCCACTTTATGTTCCTTTCAAACTCTCTACTGAAGAGAAAAAACAGTAA
- a CDS encoding rhodanese-like domain-containing protein, whose amino-acid sequence MNITNLIYLAMGVLGVFLALRLFNGGIGAVDKKEVISHIKEGALIVDVRTGEEYASGHYANAKNIPVDQVESRLKEFGDKDRKIVVYCRSGGRSSKAKSILEANGFKNIVNGGGLSDMPEVK is encoded by the coding sequence ATGAATATTACAAATTTAATTTACTTGGCAATGGGAGTCCTTGGTGTTTTTCTTGCCTTGAGATTATTCAATGGAGGAATTGGAGCTGTGGATAAAAAGGAAGTTATTAGCCATATTAAAGAAGGGGCTTTGATCGTAGATGTTAGAACTGGGGAAGAGTATGCATCCGGTCACTATGCGAATGCAAAGAACATTCCTGTAGACCAAGTCGAATCAAGACTTAAAGAGTTTGGAGACAAAGACCGCAAAATCGTTGTATACTGTAGATCAGGCGGAAGGTCTTCCAAAGCAAAAAGTATTCTAGAAGCAAATGGATTTAAAAACATCGTAAACGGTGGCGGGCTTTCTGATATGCCCGAAGTAAAATAA
- a CDS encoding metal-sensitive transcriptional regulator: MNKQRTDLISRLSRIQGQLESIKKGLESDVEMECIKTMHLIKAANNALKKFGEAYVSNHMDECMSGKNPKRNIEKDLKSVIEAAFTL; this comes from the coding sequence ATGAACAAGCAAAGAACTGATTTAATTTCTAGACTAAGTAGAATCCAAGGACAACTTGAAAGCATCAAGAAAGGACTTGAATCTGATGTAGAAATGGAATGCATTAAGACAATGCACTTAATTAAAGCCGCAAATAATGCCTTAAAGAAATTCGGAGAAGCCTATGTTTCGAATCATATGGATGAATGCATGAGTGGAAAAAATCCAAAAAGAAATATCGAAAAAGATTTAAAATCAGTCATCGAAGCCGCATTTACTTTATAA
- the lipB gene encoding lipoyl(octanoyl) transferase LipB: protein MMKFTKKIGSVPYIRYLKLQSALRSRRKEIIIFLEHTSTITAGSNYNIQNLLVTEEYLLEKSVEFCKVDRGGDITAHEIGQLVIYPHIDLKKREITIGDYLRALTDCLVESIETVWGLKVIADKEKPGLYLFSNPKKKLVSMGVYFKSYFTSYGVALNLRNDLSAFRMINPCGQDAANMVSLQSLGLNVSREKEEEFIEVFKQGFNLINSPYAR from the coding sequence ATAATGAAATTTACTAAAAAAATTGGCTCCGTTCCCTATATTAGATATTTGAAATTACAATCTGCTTTGCGAAGTAGAAGAAAAGAAATCATAATCTTTTTAGAGCATACATCTACGATAACGGCTGGTAGCAACTATAATATTCAAAATCTGCTCGTAACAGAAGAATATTTACTTGAGAAGAGTGTTGAGTTTTGCAAGGTAGATCGGGGCGGTGATATTACCGCTCATGAAATCGGGCAACTAGTCATCTACCCACATATTGATCTGAAGAAAAGAGAAATTACAATCGGCGACTATTTGCGGGCTCTAACTGATTGTTTAGTGGAGTCCATTGAAACAGTTTGGGGGCTAAAAGTAATTGCCGACAAAGAAAAACCGGGACTTTATTTATTTTCTAATCCAAAGAAAAAGTTAGTTTCTATGGGAGTTTATTTTAAATCGTATTTCACAAGTTATGGAGTCGCACTCAATCTTCGTAACGATCTAAGTGCGTTTCGCATGATTAACCCCTGCGGACAAGATGCGGCTAATATGGTTTCTCTCCAATCTCTCGGTCTAAACGTTAGCCGCGAGAAGGAGGAAGAATTTATAGAAGTATTTAAACAGGGCTTTAATCTTATAAACTCACCTTACGCAAGGTGA
- a CDS encoding DUF4065 domain-containing protein — protein sequence MEKLLSSIYYIIQNYPAKLDRKNLSKLLYYADGVFFQRHVDMITKEKYIRLEDGPELINLNLAIVHLIGNGILTVEPDITAISERIDKFYLRTISQMNSNLEKEEIRILNKVLKAFKDGVKQEDKQYPNLYENYVITPIYGEIVFSEKTINTKIHIFKKKSLLTLSGKIFRVLFES from the coding sequence ATGGAAAAACTTCTTAGTTCAATCTATTACATCATTCAGAATTATCCGGCAAAATTGGATAGGAAAAATTTATCCAAACTACTCTACTATGCAGACGGTGTTTTTTTTCAAAGACATGTGGATATGATTACCAAGGAAAAATACATTCGCCTCGAAGATGGTCCCGAATTAATTAACCTGAATTTAGCAATTGTTCATCTAATCGGAAATGGAATCCTTACCGTCGAGCCGGATATTACAGCCATATCGGAACGAATTGATAAATTCTATTTACGAACCATCTCCCAAATGAATTCAAATCTCGAAAAGGAAGAAATCAGAATTCTGAATAAAGTATTGAAAGCATTTAAGGATGGAGTGAAACAGGAAGATAAGCAATACCCAAACCTTTATGAAAACTATGTAATTACTCCGATATATGGAGAAATTGTTTTCTCAGAGAAAACAATTAACACAAAAATTCACATTTTCAAGAAAAAAAGTCTTTTAACCTTGTCTGGAAAAATATTTAGGGTATTATTCGAATCATAA
- a CDS encoding aspartate 1-decarboxylase: protein MLITILKSKIHRATITDANLNYIGSLTVDLDLMDAAKMIEYQQVAVVNINNGARLETYLIKGKRGSGEICLNGAAARLGEPGDKIIIMTYAMADEKEIPSDYDPIVVHVDSKNHITNP, encoded by the coding sequence ATGCTAATCACAATTTTAAAAAGCAAAATCCATCGTGCAACAATCACCGATGCCAATCTAAACTATATCGGAAGCCTAACCGTTGATTTAGACCTAATGGATGCGGCAAAAATGATAGAATACCAACAAGTCGCAGTCGTAAATATCAACAATGGCGCTAGACTTGAAACCTATCTAATTAAAGGCAAGCGCGGTTCTGGTGAAATTTGTTTAAATGGAGCAGCCGCTAGACTCGGTGAGCCGGGTGACAAGATTATCATTATGACCTATGCAATGGCAGATGAGAAAGAAATCCCAAGCGACTATGACCCTATCGTTGTCCATGTGGATAGTAAAAACCACATTACTAATCCGTAA
- a CDS encoding rhodanese-related sulfurtransferase has product MKQGILSKEELKKRLLAEDFKRITLSFYRYCKIENPEDLQTKLLVEWGALGVFGRIYLATEGVNAQLCVPEFNFEKFKAQLDSVSYLKDMPLKIAIEDDGKSFFQLIIKVRPKIVADGLDDESFDPSNVGKHLSAVEFNAALEDPNVVVVDVRNHYESEVGHFENAILPDADTFKEELPMIVDLLKDKKDKKVLLYCTGGIRCEKASAYLKHKGFVDVNQLFGGIISYAREVKELGIESKFKGKNFVFDARLGERISEEIISSCHQCGKPSDRHINCANDACHLLFIQCEDCAKEYENCCSRECQDIYHLPQEEQRQLRKQKAQTANLPEHKSRLRPKLKDYHALRI; this is encoded by the coding sequence ATGAAGCAAGGTATTCTAAGCAAAGAAGAATTAAAGAAAAGACTATTAGCAGAAGATTTCAAGCGAATCACACTTTCTTTTTATCGATATTGTAAAATTGAAAATCCAGAAGATCTACAAACAAAGCTTTTAGTAGAGTGGGGTGCATTGGGAGTATTCGGTAGAATCTATCTTGCTACAGAAGGAGTGAATGCACAGTTATGTGTTCCTGAATTTAACTTTGAAAAATTCAAAGCACAATTGGATTCTGTTTCTTATTTAAAAGACATGCCGTTAAAGATTGCGATTGAAGATGATGGAAAATCTTTCTTCCAACTCATCATCAAAGTAAGACCAAAGATTGTAGCGGATGGACTCGATGATGAGAGCTTCGATCCTTCTAACGTAGGCAAACACCTATCAGCTGTAGAATTTAATGCTGCACTCGAAGACCCAAATGTAGTCGTAGTAGATGTAAGAAATCATTACGAAAGTGAAGTAGGTCATTTTGAAAATGCAATCCTGCCAGATGCAGATACATTCAAAGAAGAGCTTCCTATGATTGTAGATTTGTTAAAGGATAAAAAAGACAAAAAAGTTCTACTCTATTGCACAGGCGGAATTCGCTGCGAGAAGGCAAGTGCTTACTTAAAACACAAAGGATTTGTAGATGTAAACCAACTCTTCGGCGGAATCATTTCTTATGCAAGAGAAGTGAAAGAACTAGGAATAGAATCTAAATTTAAAGGAAAAAACTTTGTATTTGATGCAAGACTAGGAGAGCGAATCAGCGAAGAGATAATCAGTAGTTGCCACCAATGCGGCAAGCCTAGTGATAGACATATCAACTGTGCAAACGATGCCTGCCATCTATTGTTTATCCAATGCGAAGACTGTGCAAAGGAATACGAGAATTGTTGCTCGCGTGAATGTCAGGATATTTACCATTTGCCCCAAGAAGAACAACGACAACTACGAAAGCAAAAAGCGCAAACAGCCAATTTACCCGAACACAAATCAAGACTTCGACCTAAGTTGAAAGATTACCATGCATTAAGGATTTGA
- a CDS encoding glycerophosphodiester phosphodiesterase, which produces MKKKQFLKSILIPLFFISYTACASHSPRAEKVKAVIPQKFLVIGHRGTGDNSIAPENTLSSFRFAQKNNSAFELDTMFAKTGELVVIHDSDVDRTTNGKGMVDTLTLAELKQLDASKLSTPKFKGEKIPTLDEVLTEFGGKTLVDIEIKAQAPKEEAQRIGTAVAKLLAEKKMEKQVFVTSFNPYVLETIKTTNPEVLRGQLYSSFDDVKELGWLAKFVLRNLLLNGKAEPDILAPRKDMVDADYVAKYQGLGYKIFPWTVNDPNEMEKLIKLGIDGLITDRPDLANEIYTKLKNQ; this is translated from the coding sequence ATGAAGAAAAAACAATTTCTTAAATCTATCCTCATCCCTCTATTTTTTATAAGTTACACAGCGTGTGCGAGCCACAGTCCAAGAGCTGAAAAGGTAAAAGCGGTTATACCTCAAAAATTTCTAGTCATCGGACATCGTGGAACCGGCGACAATTCTATTGCTCCAGAAAATACCCTCTCCTCTTTTCGGTTTGCTCAAAAGAATAACTCCGCTTTTGAACTAGATACCATGTTTGCCAAAACGGGTGAGCTAGTAGTCATTCACGACTCTGACGTAGACAGAACCACAAACGGAAAAGGAATGGTAGATACGCTTACACTCGCTGAATTAAAGCAACTCGATGCAAGTAAACTCTCTACACCAAAATTTAAAGGAGAAAAAATTCCAACCCTAGACGAAGTACTCACAGAATTTGGTGGAAAAACTTTAGTCGACATCGAAATCAAAGCCCAAGCACCAAAAGAAGAAGCGCAAAGAATCGGCACAGCCGTAGCAAAGCTCTTAGCTGAGAAAAAAATGGAAAAGCAAGTATTTGTTACGAGCTTTAACCCCTATGTATTAGAAACAATCAAGACAACTAATCCAGAAGTTTTACGGGGACAGTTGTATTCTTCCTTTGATGATGTGAAGGAATTGGGCTGGCTTGCAAAATTTGTCCTAAGAAACCTACTTTTAAATGGAAAGGCTGAGCCAGATATCCTCGCTCCAAGAAAAGACATGGTAGACGCGGATTACGTAGCCAAATACCAAGGATTAGGATACAAAATATTCCCTTGGACTGTAAATGATCCAAATGAAATGGAAAAATTAATCAAACTTGGAATTGACGGTCTAATAACTGATAGACCAGATTTAGCAAATGAAATCTATACGAAGCTAAAAAACCAATAA
- a CDS encoding MotA/TolQ/ExbB proton channel family protein, giving the protein MFHLGKSNSIIASIPPETIPIVIIIVSIVAFTIIIERSVYFWKLKSINPEDFRRVKDLLIEKKWDDAKDYLATCSKGPTTAILQTGIEYKRRDSKYFEDEMKSEGYRQIFKMEKYLTGLGTIATIGPLLGVLGTVVGMIRSFAEGAGTKGAEVGISEALITTAMGLSVSIPAYIFYNYLVRKKEEKIAEMENISDQFIQVFHREKV; this is encoded by the coding sequence ATGTTCCATTTAGGTAAATCCAATTCAATCATTGCATCCATTCCGCCGGAAACAATTCCAATCGTCATCATCATTGTTTCCATTGTTGCCTTTACGATTATCATTGAAAGATCCGTCTACTTTTGGAAATTAAAATCCATCAACCCGGAAGACTTTCGAAGAGTAAAGGATTTGCTCATTGAAAAAAAATGGGACGATGCAAAGGACTACTTAGCTACTTGTAGCAAAGGTCCCACCACTGCCATTTTACAAACTGGTATTGAATACAAAAGAAGAGATTCCAAGTATTTTGAAGACGAAATGAAATCAGAAGGATACAGACAGATTTTTAAAATGGAAAAGTATCTCACCGGACTCGGAACCATTGCGACTATCGGTCCACTTCTTGGAGTATTAGGAACTGTTGTGGGTATGATTCGTTCTTTCGCAGAAGGTGCGGGAACGAAAGGTGCTGAGGTTGGTATTAGCGAGGCGCTCATTACGACTGCAATGGGTCTTTCTGTTTCTATTCCCGCTTATATTTTTTATAACTACTTAGTTCGTAAGAAAGAAGAAAAAATCGCTGAGATGGAAAATATTTCTGATCAATTTATCCAAGTATTTCACAGAGAGAAAGTATGA
- a CDS encoding biopolymer transporter ExbD: MKFRRTMKTFDRIDITSLIDVVSFIVIYFLINATLEKGTSIKIELPRSSTSSAKEKNQDELIITVNRDGKVLLDRDPTPVPLDKLKDKIISFLGPKKGRDPKKNKVIIRGDSGANYQTVVKVIDEVNAAGVTRFNLAMVKGTNSGSPPPAEEEQ; the protein is encoded by the coding sequence ATGAAATTTAGAAGGACGATGAAAACATTCGATCGAATTGATATAACCTCACTCATTGACGTTGTATCTTTCATCGTAATTTATTTTTTAATTAACGCAACTTTAGAAAAAGGAACTAGTATCAAAATCGAACTTCCTAGATCTTCAACTAGTTCAGCAAAAGAAAAAAATCAAGATGAATTAATCATCACAGTAAACAGAGACGGCAAAGTGTTGTTAGACCGTGATCCTACGCCTGTCCCTCTCGATAAACTAAAAGACAAAATCATTTCTTTTCTTGGTCCTAAAAAAGGTAGGGACCCTAAGAAAAATAAAGTAATCATTCGCGGAGACAGTGGTGCAAACTATCAAACCGTTGTCAAAGTCATAGATGAAGTAAATGCTGCCGGAGTAACTAGGTTTAATCTAGCAATGGTAAAAGGCACGAATTCGGGAAGCCCTCCTCCGGCTGAAGAAGAGCAATAG
- a CDS encoding BamA/TamA family outer membrane protein produces the protein MKVRTAFKIVAIILLATLIALGGTGKLLSERSLHIGKVISEIKFVGNLNTSKEDILGFIEMRKGAILTEKLLNNDLKALFATGYFYNIDIKADTTPTGVIVVFELKERPRVEEIEFIGADEVFPSDLRDKMPIKENEVITPEKVNATREVILKKYRDEGFFHAYVKFEMGKINPKTNLVKVKFIIDEGDEIPVSKINIIGAKAIDPGEIMGFLDLKEAGLIESGHFKEASFESDKQKIVGYLKSKGYLDADLVPEGTNWEIRWENAKLKDKRVIIVNYKIKEGDVYYFNGYEAKHDYTLDEKGNAMFLNKEKNPEGTPKEDLKPIYTIKELEKLFEFSNDDIGDIFDEGKFQRDKGLINELYSSKGYLYVQVMPKRKNIELTHENLLTYENCVGFADKASCDEEKKRLNIEKLRKLLTKNPTYAGRKFEHVDFTIRENFLAYIENIVIKGNKKTLDKVIRRELLIKPGELFNSALVNRSRERIFNLGYFKEVNFNTRPGSSETKMNLIIDVVEQPTGTISMGGGYGTISGFSIFTELGENNLNGTGQKVSGRIEFGPLRKFFQLSWTEPWIYDKPWSLTLSMFYSSRIINVGAASITDTQTQSIKERASYETSGVGFSVGLGHRLSFNGTLSNWTHFHRYSPSFFRSSNATSLVGDTIRAQEDRGWQFRSQITNGMGYDSRDNVFNATSGFNTYFSISNTGQFLGGQSHFDQFNPVMEFYHSWFDYTLGGLIRSNTLRRWKVVQEFRTSSVFTFERVPKYGRPDALVRESDRQRNPYILQQDLQFIGGYESLRGWFFQDNNYPREWQNGANHRVLFSSELRFPIEPSLLWLVLFFDSGAMYEDVSKWTGTRKTDAQAYDQLVLNQRWNSNSDQALNIYFREHYDPFSLKPLAESPLELNNPGKLVLSGDNLALDRFRYSWGFGLRIQIPVLPLRLYMAQKLRYTGVADHPFSTYNDSKNFQFVFGIGDIRF, from the coding sequence TTGAAAGTAAGAACTGCCTTTAAAATCGTAGCCATTATCCTATTAGCCACTCTGATTGCGCTGGGTGGAACAGGAAAGCTTTTATCAGAACGATCTCTCCATATAGGAAAAGTTATTTCTGAGATAAAATTTGTAGGCAACCTAAATACAAGTAAGGAAGATATTTTAGGATTTATAGAAATGCGCAAAGGCGCCATTCTCACTGAAAAACTTTTAAACAACGATTTAAAAGCGTTATTCGCCACAGGTTACTTTTATAATATTGATATTAAAGCAGATACAACTCCTACTGGTGTAATCGTAGTTTTTGAATTAAAAGAACGACCGAGAGTAGAAGAAATTGAATTCATTGGTGCAGATGAAGTATTCCCTTCGGACCTTCGCGATAAAATGCCCATCAAAGAAAACGAAGTCATTACTCCCGAAAAAGTAAACGCAACCAGAGAAGTCATCTTAAAGAAATACAGAGATGAAGGATTCTTTCATGCCTATGTAAAATTTGAAATGGGAAAGATTAATCCTAAAACAAATCTAGTGAAAGTAAAGTTCATTATTGATGAAGGAGATGAAATTCCTGTTTCTAAAATCAATATCATCGGAGCCAAAGCAATTGATCCGGGCGAAATCATGGGCTTTCTGGATTTAAAAGAAGCAGGTCTAATAGAAAGTGGACACTTCAAAGAAGCTTCCTTTGAATCAGACAAACAAAAGATTGTAGGCTATCTCAAATCAAAAGGTTATCTAGATGCAGACTTAGTTCCGGAAGGAACGAACTGGGAAATCAGATGGGAAAATGCAAAACTTAAAGATAAACGGGTAATTATCGTTAACTACAAAATCAAAGAAGGCGATGTATATTACTTCAACGGATATGAGGCTAAGCACGATTATACTCTAGATGAAAAAGGGAATGCAATGTTCCTGAATAAAGAAAAGAACCCGGAAGGAACACCCAAAGAAGATTTAAAACCAATCTATACAATCAAGGAACTAGAAAAGCTATTTGAATTTTCGAACGATGACATTGGAGATATTTTCGATGAAGGAAAATTTCAAAGAGACAAAGGTCTAATCAACGAACTCTACAGTAGCAAAGGTTATCTTTATGTGCAGGTCATGCCTAAAAGAAAAAATATTGAACTTACGCATGAAAATCTTTTAACCTATGAAAACTGTGTTGGCTTTGCTGATAAAGCATCTTGCGATGAAGAAAAGAAACGACTCAATATTGAAAAATTAAGAAAGCTTCTAACTAAAAACCCGACCTATGCAGGAAGAAAATTTGAACATGTAGACTTTACAATTCGGGAAAACTTTCTTGCTTACATCGAAAACATTGTAATCAAAGGAAACAAAAAAACTTTAGACAAAGTAATTCGTAGAGAGCTTTTAATTAAGCCGGGAGAATTATTTAACTCTGCGTTAGTGAACAGATCTAGAGAAAGAATTTTTAACCTTGGATATTTCAAAGAAGTAAACTTCAATACTCGCCCCGGCTCAAGCGAGACTAAGATGAATTTAATCATCGACGTTGTAGAGCAACCCACAGGAACTATTTCTATGGGGGGCGGTTACGGGACAATATCCGGCTTCTCTATTTTTACTGAGCTTGGAGAAAACAACTTAAACGGAACAGGACAAAAAGTATCCGGTCGTATTGAATTTGGTCCTCTCAGAAAATTCTTTCAATTGTCATGGACAGAGCCGTGGATCTATGATAAGCCCTGGTCTTTGACACTGAGTATGTTCTACTCTTCGCGGATCATCAACGTTGGCGCTGCGTCGATTACGGATACACAAACTCAATCAATTAAAGAGAGAGCCTCCTACGAAACATCGGGTGTTGGTTTTTCTGTTGGTCTTGGTCATAGATTATCTTTTAATGGAACTCTTTCAAACTGGACGCATTTTCACCGTTATTCGCCAAGCTTCTTTCGATCAAGCAATGCAACTTCTTTAGTAGGCGATACCATTCGAGCGCAAGAAGACAGAGGTTGGCAATTTAGATCTCAAATCACAAATGGTATGGGTTACGATTCACGGGATAACGTCTTTAATGCGACTAGCGGGTTTAATACTTATTTTTCTATTTCAAACACGGGACAGTTCTTAGGCGGACAAAGTCATTTCGATCAATTCAATCCTGTAATGGAATTTTATCATAGTTGGTTTGATTATACTTTAGGCGGACTCATTCGCTCCAATACACTCAGAAGATGGAAAGTAGTGCAAGAGTTTAGAACCTCAAGTGTATTCACGTTTGAAAGAGTTCCCAAATATGGAAGACCAGATGCGCTTGTGCGTGAATCAGATAGACAAAGAAATCCTTATATCTTACAACAAGACTTACAGTTCATCGGGGGATACGAGTCATTACGCGGTTGGTTTTTCCAAGACAATAATTATCCGCGCGAGTGGCAAAACGGTGCTAACCACAGAGTTCTATTTAGCTCCGAGTTACGATTTCCAATTGAGCCTTCTCTCTTATGGCTCGTATTATTCTTTGATTCTGGTGCCATGTATGAAGATGTGAGTAAATGGACAGGCACAAGAAAAACAGATGCTCAAGCCTACGACCAGTTGGTGCTGAACCAAAGATGGAATTCCAATTCAGACCAAGCGCTGAATATTTATTTTAGAGAGCACTATGATCCATTTAGTTTAAAGCCATTAGCTGAAAGTCCATTGGAATTAAACAATCCCGGCAAATTAGTATTAAGCGGAGATAATCTAGCTTTAGATCGTTTTCGTTATTCCTGGGGATTTGGTTTAAGAATTCAAATTCCTGTGTTACCTCTGCGTCTCTACATGGCGCAAAAGCTTCGTTATACGGGAGTTGCCGATCATCCATTTAGCACATACAATGACAGCAAGAACTTCCAGTTTGTATTTGGTATTGGAGACATTCGATTTTAA